One genomic segment of Criblamydia sequanensis CRIB-18 includes these proteins:
- a CDS encoding ATP-dependent RecD-like DNA helicase, with protein MEEIVGLIERITFQNEETGYAVIKIKIKSIKDLVTVIGTFPGIQIGETIRLFGVWKQHLIHGKQFSAERFSIEMPVEIEGIRKYLGSGLIKGIGPIYAERIVQAFGDETLVVIEKTPDKLLTIEGLGKKRLEAIKESWQAQKSIRNLMIFLRTYDISPGSASRIFKLYGEQAVFKIKENPYLLAKEVHGIGFKTADTIASKMGYPHDSPLRVESGLQHILFTLSEEGHTCLPESELLEKAKEELALETDFLKRNLENLLKEGTLIQNNLVYEGALLPFIWTRPLFLSEMGIAKELKRLTASESRLRKIDLKKALEWVQNKLSIKLAEKQELAVKEAVSKKALIITGGPGTGKSTITNAVISISEVLTNKIVLAAPTGRAAKRMSEITKKKASTIHSLLEYDFTKGGFKKNRENPIDCDLIIIDEASMIDTLLMYQLLRAVPDHARVIFVGDIHQLPSVGAGNVLKDLIASRQIAVKELKEIFRQAQGSKIITNAHRINLGQFPDLRNDPQSDFFFLEAKEPELVLKEVLSLAATRLSSKYGFDPKKDIQVIAPMRKGVIGIENLNRELQKELNPKEEGLSRFGQIFKENDKVMQIRNNYKKQVYNGDIGFIKFINYGEQELTVSFDSLDVCYEFSEMDELVLAYAVSVHKYQGSEAPCIIFPIHTSHFKMLQRNLLYTAVTRGKKMVVLVGHKKALAIAAKNDEVKRRYTGLKQALMNI; from the coding sequence ATGGAAGAAATAGTCGGTTTAATCGAGCGTATCACTTTTCAAAATGAAGAAACGGGCTATGCGGTCATAAAAATTAAAATCAAGTCCATCAAAGACTTAGTGACAGTTATTGGCACTTTTCCAGGTATTCAGATTGGAGAAACGATAAGACTTTTTGGTGTTTGGAAACAGCATTTGATCCATGGCAAGCAGTTTTCAGCAGAACGGTTTTCAATCGAAATGCCGGTTGAAATTGAAGGCATAAGAAAGTATTTAGGGTCGGGCCTTATCAAAGGAATTGGCCCTATTTATGCTGAGCGAATCGTTCAAGCCTTTGGAGATGAGACACTAGTCGTTATTGAAAAAACTCCAGACAAACTTCTAACGATAGAAGGCCTTGGCAAAAAGCGCTTGGAAGCTATCAAAGAGTCCTGGCAAGCTCAAAAATCAATCCGCAATTTGATGATTTTTCTAAGGACTTATGACATTAGTCCGGGCTCCGCTTCAAGAATATTTAAGCTCTATGGCGAACAAGCGGTTTTCAAGATAAAAGAAAACCCTTACTTACTTGCGAAAGAAGTTCATGGGATTGGCTTTAAAACCGCTGATACGATTGCAAGTAAAATGGGTTACCCTCACGACTCTCCGTTAAGAGTGGAATCAGGTCTTCAGCATATTCTTTTCACCTTGTCTGAAGAAGGCCACACTTGTTTGCCGGAAAGCGAGCTTTTGGAAAAAGCAAAAGAAGAGCTCGCCCTTGAAACGGATTTTCTTAAGAGAAATTTGGAAAACCTTCTCAAAGAAGGCACCCTCATTCAAAATAATTTGGTTTACGAAGGAGCCCTTCTCCCTTTTATTTGGACAAGGCCCTTATTTTTAAGCGAGATGGGGATTGCCAAAGAATTGAAAAGACTGACAGCAAGCGAGAGCCGCCTTAGAAAAATTGATCTAAAAAAGGCTCTAGAATGGGTTCAAAATAAGTTATCTATTAAACTTGCCGAAAAGCAGGAACTTGCCGTAAAGGAAGCTGTCTCAAAAAAAGCTCTCATCATAACAGGGGGGCCTGGAACCGGCAAAAGCACCATCACTAATGCCGTCATTTCAATTAGCGAGGTCTTAACAAATAAAATCGTCTTAGCGGCACCAACCGGAAGAGCGGCTAAAAGAATGAGTGAAATAACTAAAAAGAAAGCGTCGACCATTCACTCCCTTTTAGAATATGACTTCACAAAAGGCGGCTTTAAAAAAAATCGGGAAAATCCAATCGATTGCGATCTTATCATTATCGATGAAGCCAGCATGATCGATACGCTTTTAATGTATCAGCTATTAAGAGCCGTCCCCGATCATGCTAGAGTGATTTTTGTTGGCGATATACATCAGCTGCCGAGTGTCGGTGCAGGAAATGTTTTAAAGGATCTCATTGCCTCTAGACAAATTGCAGTAAAAGAGCTAAAGGAAATATTTCGCCAAGCCCAAGGCTCCAAGATCATCACTAATGCCCATAGAATCAATCTTGGGCAATTTCCAGACCTTCGTAATGACCCTCAAAGCGACTTTTTCTTTTTGGAAGCAAAAGAGCCTGAACTTGTATTAAAAGAAGTCCTTTCCCTAGCTGCCACAAGGCTTTCATCCAAATATGGTTTCGACCCTAAAAAAGACATCCAAGTGATCGCTCCGATGAGAAAAGGAGTCATCGGGATTGAAAATTTAAATCGCGAGCTTCAAAAAGAGCTAAATCCAAAAGAAGAAGGGCTCTCCCGCTTTGGTCAGATTTTTAAAGAAAATGATAAAGTCATGCAAATTCGCAATAACTATAAAAAGCAAGTTTACAATGGCGACATAGGGTTTATTAAATTCATAAATTATGGCGAACAGGAGCTTACAGTTTCTTTTGATTCGCTCGATGTTTGCTATGAATTTTCAGAAATGGATGAGCTTGTCTTAGCTTATGCCGTGTCTGTCCATAAATACCAGGGAAGTGAAGCGCCTTGCATTATTTTTCCAATTCACACAAGCCACTTTAAAATGCTGCAGAGGAATCTTCTCTACACAGCTGTGACAAGAGGAAAAAAAATGGTTGTTTTAGTCGGACATAAAAAAGCTCTTGCCATAGCTGCTAAAAATGATGAAGTCAAAAGAAGATACACGGGTTTAAAACAGGCTCTTATGAATATTTAA
- the dnaG gene encoding DNA primase, which yields MVVFTKESLDTLRQRVDLVDFLSARMELKRSGASYKGLCPFHDEKTPSFIVQKGDRHYHCFGCGAHGDAIHYLITREGMTFKEAVETLAERFSVPLELSLELEKNDQVPLIKAALDKASLFFQFFLLRTEEGREALSYLITRGLTLEFIKRFRLGLAPKAMGLFRKFMHENNFSDDILVESGLLTKTDEGKLREFFNERITFPIHHASGAIIGFSARKIKESVFGGKYVNTRETPVFKKSRTLFGLNYSRKRIAKERRVIIVEGQIDALRLIEGGFDLTVAAQGTAFGEGHLEELLRLGVQTAYLVLDGDKAGKEAACKIGELFLKEGVEARVVALPEKEDPDSFLKNKGFEAFEELLKGASEYIEFLFHYRSALRDMNSPAIKTQVISEIRGQVREWKSEVLVHESLKKLAKLANLPESTLLSAMSIKPPEFIKREAFTSYKPLDPHKILESDFLRWLILASSEKKRFMSWAKNNILPDYFHTEICKALYQEILAAHFNGTHFDWIEAIANEETEDHQRLLQEILEKKVDRSKAEEHFKETMSKIMLRNWMEKREAIKIKIQSGLLTEEEAFSLAKEFDDLRKTPPQLNLTLG from the coding sequence ATGGTCGTTTTTACAAAAGAGAGTTTGGATACCTTAAGACAAAGAGTAGACCTTGTAGATTTTCTGTCGGCTCGAATGGAGCTTAAAAGATCGGGGGCTTCTTATAAGGGCCTTTGTCCTTTTCATGATGAAAAAACGCCTTCTTTCATTGTTCAAAAAGGGGACCGCCACTACCATTGCTTTGGTTGCGGCGCTCATGGCGATGCCATCCACTATCTGATTACCCGAGAGGGGATGACTTTTAAAGAAGCCGTTGAAACCCTTGCTGAAAGGTTTTCTGTGCCCCTTGAGCTCTCTCTTGAGCTTGAAAAAAATGATCAAGTACCCCTCATAAAAGCAGCCCTTGATAAAGCCTCTCTTTTTTTTCAGTTTTTCCTCTTAAGGACAGAAGAGGGAAGAGAAGCTCTTTCCTATCTTATTACAAGGGGATTGACCCTTGAGTTCATTAAGCGCTTTCGGCTCGGCTTGGCTCCAAAAGCTATGGGGTTATTCAGAAAATTCATGCACGAGAATAACTTTAGTGATGATATCCTCGTTGAAAGCGGTCTTTTAACCAAGACAGATGAGGGGAAGCTTCGCGAATTCTTTAATGAGAGAATCACATTCCCAATCCATCATGCATCGGGTGCCATCATTGGTTTTTCCGCCCGTAAAATTAAAGAAAGCGTTTTTGGAGGGAAGTATGTAAACACGAGGGAAACCCCTGTTTTTAAAAAATCAAGGACCCTTTTCGGCTTAAATTATTCAAGAAAGCGAATAGCTAAGGAAAGGCGTGTGATTATAGTCGAAGGGCAAATCGATGCTTTAAGGCTTATTGAAGGAGGCTTTGACTTGACTGTTGCAGCACAAGGCACAGCCTTTGGAGAAGGGCATCTTGAAGAGCTTTTGCGGCTTGGGGTTCAAACTGCCTATCTTGTTTTAGATGGGGACAAAGCCGGAAAGGAAGCGGCCTGTAAAATTGGAGAGCTTTTCTTAAAAGAAGGAGTGGAAGCAAGGGTTGTTGCTTTACCTGAAAAAGAAGATCCCGACAGCTTTTTAAAAAATAAAGGGTTTGAAGCTTTTGAAGAGCTTTTGAAAGGGGCCAGTGAGTATATAGAATTTCTTTTCCATTATCGCTCGGCGTTAAGAGATATGAATTCCCCGGCTATTAAAACGCAAGTCATCTCAGAAATTAGAGGGCAAGTCAGGGAATGGAAGAGCGAGGTCTTAGTTCATGAGAGTTTAAAAAAACTTGCTAAGCTAGCAAATTTGCCCGAGAGCACGCTTCTTTCAGCGATGTCGATAAAACCCCCTGAATTTATTAAAAGGGAAGCTTTCACATCCTATAAGCCTCTTGACCCCCATAAAATCCTCGAATCGGATTTCTTAAGATGGCTGATTTTAGCAAGCAGTGAAAAAAAGCGGTTTATGAGTTGGGCTAAGAATAATATTTTACCGGATTACTTTCACACCGAGATTTGCAAAGCGCTTTATCAAGAAATCCTTGCTGCCCATTTTAACGGTACTCATTTTGATTGGATCGAAGCGATTGCCAATGAAGAAACAGAAGATCACCAAAGGCTTCTTCAAGAAATACTTGAAAAAAAGGTTGACCGCTCAAAAGCTGAGGAGCACTTTAAAGAGACGATGTCTAAAATCATGCTTCGAAATTGGATGGAAAAAAGAGAAGCGATTAAAATAAAGATACAGAGCGGGCTTTTAACAGAAGAAGAAGCTTTTTCTTTAGCGAAAGAATTTGATGACTTAAGAAAAACCCCGCCGCAATTAAATTTGACCCTTGGATAA
- a CDS encoding thiol-disulfide oxidoreductase DCC family protein → MADSPMKHLVFYDGECGFCDQVVQFLLKADKKRVFIFAPLQGKHAALALQDLPDEVKQADSIILIEDYQGENPKVYLFGKAVFRIFWLLGGGYKALGVFYFLPAWLYNFGYRFIAKHRKKIFKPTACVIPNLKDRDRFLD, encoded by the coding sequence ATGGCAGACAGTCCCATGAAACATCTTGTTTTTTATGATGGCGAGTGCGGTTTTTGCGATCAGGTCGTTCAGTTTCTCTTGAAAGCCGATAAAAAAAGGGTTTTTATCTTTGCTCCCCTGCAAGGAAAACATGCAGCCTTGGCTCTACAAGATCTTCCGGACGAGGTAAAGCAAGCCGACAGTATTATTCTAATCGAAGATTATCAAGGGGAGAATCCAAAAGTTTATCTTTTTGGAAAAGCTGTCTTTCGTATTTTTTGGTTGCTTGGAGGGGGTTATAAAGCTCTTGGGGTTTTTTATTTCTTGCCTGCCTGGCTCTATAATTTCGGTTATCGATTCATTGCTAAACACAGAAAAAAAATCTTTAAACCAACCGCTTGTGTAATTCCAAATCTCAAAGATCGCGATAGATTCTTAGATTAG
- a CDS encoding phospholipase D-like domain-containing protein has translation MSLKTALPTETDELVFYAQENGDDLRRTFKSAIESAKNSILISIYNINDSLIINALNKQAEKQKKITIYYDAKAKGNFPSNFHPKVRLIPFFGKGLMHQKIMIIDDKTIYFGSANLTWSSLSLHGNLVAGLTSEKAAHFLKNCLECQFSSTPFCPTYREESPLNFELWMLPKAKQSVDKVKQLLATAKKTIKVAMYTWTRGDFAESLIEAKNRGVHVEIAVDGNSMGKFSKAMKIIKNESIPLYLYRGPGLLHHKFVWIDETILIHGSTNWTKAAFNQNYESFMILNQLTSKENLYLKNLWKKIISDCSLVNNPS, from the coding sequence TTGTCTTTAAAAACGGCTCTCCCAACTGAAACGGATGAACTTGTTTTTTATGCTCAAGAAAATGGGGATGATTTAAGACGAACTTTTAAAAGCGCCATTGAATCTGCTAAGAACTCTATCCTTATTTCTATCTATAACATCAATGACTCTCTTATTATCAATGCTTTAAATAAACAAGCTGAAAAGCAAAAGAAAATTACAATCTATTACGATGCCAAAGCTAAGGGAAACTTTCCTTCAAACTTCCATCCGAAAGTACGTTTAATCCCCTTTTTCGGCAAAGGTTTGATGCATCAAAAAATTATGATTATTGATGACAAAACGATCTATTTTGGCTCCGCAAATTTGACCTGGTCCTCACTTTCGCTCCATGGAAATCTTGTGGCCGGCTTAACTTCAGAAAAAGCGGCCCATTTTCTTAAAAATTGCTTGGAATGCCAGTTTTCAAGCACACCTTTTTGTCCGACCTATAGGGAAGAGAGTCCTTTAAATTTTGAACTATGGATGCTTCCAAAAGCCAAGCAATCCGTCGATAAGGTAAAGCAGCTATTGGCAACTGCAAAAAAAACAATAAAAGTCGCTATGTATACTTGGACAAGAGGAGATTTTGCAGAAAGCCTTATTGAAGCTAAAAATAGAGGAGTGCATGTTGAAATTGCGGTCGATGGCAATTCAATGGGAAAATTCTCAAAAGCTATGAAGATCATCAAAAATGAATCTATTCCCCTTTATCTTTATAGAGGGCCCGGGCTTCTTCATCATAAATTTGTTTGGATTGATGAGACCATTCTCATTCATGGCTCCACAAATTGGACAAAAGCTGCTTTCAATCAAAATTACGAATCCTTTATGATTTTAAATCAATTAACCTCCAAAGAAAATCTATATCTTAAAAATTTATGGAAAAAAATAATCTCGGATTGCAGCCTTGTGAACAACCCCTCTTAA
- the dapB gene encoding 4-hydroxy-tetrahydrodipicolinate reductase: MEKNNLGLQPCEQPLLKVALVGYGKMGKEIESIACKNNVEIKAKLDLRTMSPLEIEKAVSFVDICIDFTRPESVLNNIKILSHLKKNVVIGTTGFEKHLPEVKNLAQKNEIGILYSPNFSIGVLLFIEIIKKAATLFSPFSEYDVSGFEAHHKDKIDMPSGTAKHIGDTLLNAINRKTKVVYQKDTLQDPKAEISFSSLRSGAIPGTHTVLFDSFADTITLTHSARNRSGFASGALFAAHWLKGKKGFFTLDDILGSFNKSKK; this comes from the coding sequence ATGGAAAAAAATAATCTCGGATTGCAGCCTTGTGAACAACCCCTCTTAAAAGTAGCTCTTGTAGGCTATGGAAAGATGGGGAAGGAAATTGAATCCATCGCTTGCAAAAATAACGTTGAAATTAAAGCGAAGCTCGATTTAAGGACTATGAGCCCTTTGGAGATAGAGAAAGCGGTTTCTTTTGTTGATATATGCATTGACTTTACCCGACCCGAGTCTGTCTTAAACAATATTAAAATTCTCTCGCATTTAAAAAAAAATGTGGTGATTGGAACTACCGGTTTTGAAAAGCATTTGCCGGAAGTTAAAAATCTTGCACAAAAAAATGAGATTGGGATTTTGTATTCCCCCAATTTTTCAATAGGAGTGCTCCTTTTTATTGAAATCATAAAAAAAGCAGCCACCCTTTTTTCTCCTTTTTCCGAGTATGATGTTTCAGGCTTTGAAGCCCACCATAAAGATAAAATCGACATGCCTTCCGGAACTGCCAAACATATTGGCGATACGCTCCTCAATGCCATAAATAGAAAAACAAAAGTGGTCTATCAAAAAGATACCCTTCAAGATCCAAAAGCTGAAATCTCATTTTCTTCCCTTCGTAGTGGCGCAATTCCAGGAACACACACCGTATTATTCGATTCTTTTGCAGATACAATTACCCTGACTCATTCTGCAAGAAATAGATCCGGCTTTGCAAGCGGCGCTTTATTTGCAGCTCACTGGCTCAAAGGGAAAAAAGGATTTTTTACATTAGATGATATTTTGGGATCTTTTAACAAGAGTAAAAAATGA
- a CDS encoding metallophosphoesterase family protein, whose amino-acid sequence MHQVSLGDHSKKKLLWITDLHLNALEEEQISDYFQTLSNFEGAALLIGGDICDGKDCLKWLKEIYSKVKCPVYFVLGNHDFHFEKIVDMKAAARKFSEESKGISYLTESEIIPLSSKTALIGADLWADSQEGDFLNSTIRLSDYDNIIDLAPLKGQDLALKLLTLGKECADQLKIKLTKAYQDFETIILLTHILPFREACLYEGKDCDDNWAPHFICKSAGDMIKEISFKFPSKKLLILSGHSHEKVDKNISNNVRILVGKADVGKTDIQGLITFS is encoded by the coding sequence ATGCATCAAGTTTCACTTGGAGATCATTCTAAAAAAAAATTACTCTGGATTACAGATTTACATCTTAATGCTCTCGAAGAAGAGCAGATTTCTGACTATTTTCAAACTTTATCCAATTTTGAGGGAGCGGCCCTATTGATCGGCGGTGATATCTGCGATGGCAAAGATTGTTTGAAGTGGCTTAAAGAAATTTACTCAAAAGTAAAATGTCCCGTCTACTTTGTACTGGGCAATCATGATTTTCATTTCGAGAAAATTGTGGATATGAAAGCGGCCGCCCGAAAGTTTTCAGAAGAAAGTAAAGGCATTTCTTATTTGACGGAGAGCGAAATTATCCCACTTAGCTCTAAGACGGCCCTTATAGGAGCCGATTTATGGGCAGACTCCCAAGAAGGAGATTTTTTAAATTCCACCATTCGATTAAGCGATTATGATAATATTATAGATCTCGCCCCCTTAAAGGGCCAGGACCTAGCTTTAAAGCTTTTAACACTTGGAAAAGAGTGTGCGGATCAATTAAAAATTAAACTTACTAAAGCTTATCAAGATTTTGAGACGATTATTTTATTAACCCACATCCTGCCTTTTAGAGAAGCTTGTCTTTACGAAGGGAAAGATTGCGATGATAATTGGGCGCCTCATTTTATTTGTAAAAGCGCAGGTGATATGATTAAAGAAATATCTTTTAAGTTCCCTAGCAAAAAGTTATTGATTCTTTCCGGCCATTCTCATGAAAAAGTGGATAAAAACATTTCAAACAATGTCAGAATACTTGTTGGAAAGGCAGATGTTGGAAAAACAGACATTCAAGGTTTGATCACGTTTTCATGA
- the dapA gene encoding 4-hydroxy-tetrahydrodipicolinate synthase encodes MKLTDGVYTALITPFQNDMSLDLEGLKENINFQMESGVQGVVALGTTGECPTIEEFEKELIISAAKEALNGRGHLMVGTGSYSTKATIKATKKASELGADSALVVAPYYNKPPQEGLIKHFLEVADASLVPIILYNVPVRCVTNIELATYLRLVEHENIIGIKEASGNILFITEVIRKIREKRKDILIFSGDDTLTLPILSLGGNGVISVASNLIPYELQEFVRQCLNFEYQKAQTKFYELFPLFQALFLTTNPIPVKKAMALLNRKAGPLRLPLIEMNEALTLKLTQIMNETLLERSLI; translated from the coding sequence ATGAAGTTAACCGATGGTGTTTATACGGCCCTGATCACTCCTTTTCAGAACGATATGAGTTTGGATTTAGAGGGATTAAAGGAGAATATCAACTTTCAAATGGAAAGCGGGGTTCAAGGCGTTGTCGCCTTAGGGACGACTGGCGAGTGTCCCACCATCGAAGAGTTTGAAAAAGAGCTTATCATCTCCGCAGCCAAAGAAGCGCTTAACGGGCGCGGGCATTTGATGGTCGGCACAGGAAGCTATTCTACCAAGGCAACGATCAAAGCTACGAAAAAAGCAAGCGAACTTGGAGCCGATTCGGCTTTAGTTGTAGCTCCCTATTACAATAAACCTCCCCAAGAAGGTCTCATTAAGCATTTTTTGGAAGTTGCAGATGCCTCTTTGGTTCCTATTATTCTCTACAATGTTCCGGTAAGGTGCGTGACAAATATTGAACTTGCAACCTATCTTAGGCTAGTCGAACACGAAAACATTATCGGCATAAAAGAAGCTTCAGGAAACATTCTTTTTATTACGGAAGTGATTCGAAAAATTAGGGAAAAAAGAAAAGATATCCTTATCTTCTCAGGAGATGATACCTTAACCCTTCCTATTCTTTCCTTAGGTGGAAATGGGGTAATCTCTGTCGCAAGCAACCTCATCCCCTATGAACTTCAAGAGTTTGTTAGACAATGCTTAAATTTCGAATATCAAAAAGCTCAAACTAAATTTTATGAGCTTTTTCCTCTTTTTCAAGCCTTGTTTCTAACCACAAATCCGATTCCTGTAAAAAAAGCCATGGCTCTTCTAAATAGAAAAGCCGGTCCTCTAAGGCTGCCTTTAATTGAAATGAACGAAGCATTAACTTTGAAACTCACTCAAATCATGAATGAAACTCTTTTAGAAAGAAGTCTAATTTAA
- a CDS encoding F-box protein: protein MPSITVINNITDVSHLRDAVSCKSLGSLVDAKGNALKADHKGNQYRIVAKKERSTTFFEKMLIALALLSSLGLALIHKSFRKLMGSQKVVNHYAIRELSDKPDNTGSMKLMGHLPQEILYKILGYFDRPNLQACSRVCKDWHDTAYDATLLQDLGVAPKNLYESKNWNEDFGLEVDATPRLTNELIRELNKVCPFSGDGRKVYETHTIYLVPKTNGQSLPFYEAQKLARSKSFPFLRANPKNPAGACSSQWILMYNGIAPVSIGKSDPLKVELIFNDKTLTDLGYEVPDVIEVYLASLAGYAKSGTYPFEKGAIACCNDGVISYAESIHDPITDQFRPAVKRF from the coding sequence ATGCCATCCATTACAGTAATAAATAATATCACTGACGTTAGTCATTTGAGAGACGCTGTTTCGTGTAAAAGTTTGGGAAGTCTAGTTGATGCCAAGGGGAACGCCCTAAAAGCCGACCATAAAGGAAATCAATATCGAATCGTCGCCAAAAAGGAAAGATCGACGACTTTCTTTGAGAAAATGCTTATTGCCTTAGCGTTGCTTTCTTCTCTTGGGCTTGCTCTCATTCATAAGTCTTTTCGAAAGCTTATGGGAAGCCAAAAAGTCGTTAATCACTACGCCATCCGAGAGCTTTCAGATAAGCCGGATAATACCGGGTCTATGAAATTAATGGGTCATCTACCTCAAGAAATTCTTTATAAAATTTTGGGCTATTTTGACCGCCCAAATTTGCAAGCCTGCTCTAGAGTTTGCAAAGATTGGCATGACACAGCCTATGATGCGACTCTTCTTCAAGATTTAGGAGTTGCCCCTAAAAACCTCTATGAATCTAAGAATTGGAATGAGGATTTTGGGCTAGAGGTTGATGCCACCCCACGATTAACAAACGAGCTAATACGAGAACTTAATAAAGTCTGCCCATTTTCAGGAGACGGAAGGAAAGTTTACGAAACGCATACTATTTATCTTGTTCCTAAAACTAACGGTCAGTCTCTTCCCTTCTATGAAGCACAAAAGCTTGCAAGATCAAAAAGCTTTCCTTTTCTTAGAGCCAATCCAAAAAATCCTGCCGGCGCATGTAGTAGCCAATGGATCCTAATGTATAACGGCATAGCTCCTGTATCCATAGGAAAATCCGATCCGCTAAAAGTAGAGCTTATTTTTAATGATAAAACTTTGACAGATCTTGGTTATGAAGTTCCTGATGTTATAGAGGTCTATCTTGCATCTCTTGCTGGATATGCAAAGTCCGGAACCTATCCTTTTGAGAAAGGCGCTATTGCTTGCTGCAACGACGGTGTTATTTCCTACGCTGAAAGTATCCATGACCCAATTACTGACCAATTCAGACCCGCTGTCAAACGCTTCTAA
- a CDS encoding LL-diaminopimelate aminotransferase, with amino-acid sequence MVKRNANIAKLKGSYLFPEIERRKRAYLDNKKDSKLLSLGIGDTTLPIPSFITKEMAAFSEGLGTFEGYHGYGPPFGGEALRAALSVHHYQNIIPADDIFISDGAKPDIFRLQALFGQDSLISVQDPAYPAFVDTSVLQGRTLGFNEDKPGYEGITYLPCKPENDFFPDLDKAKGTDLLILVSPNNPTGKAFNRKELQTIVDFALKEKILIIYDAAYSSYIRSKDTPKSIYEIEGAREAAIEMNSFSKMIGFTGVRCGFTVVPKELHFEDGSSIKKDWERIISTCFNGASNIASMGALRALSPDGLRAIKKMTDYYLENAHLLKKEMISLGFEVYGGENAPFIWMRRGKKEDSWDLFNEFLTKAELIVTPGSGFGPAGNGFIRCSAFIERESLHQALSRLKRLYALT; translated from the coding sequence ATGGTAAAACGAAATGCAAATATAGCAAAACTTAAAGGAAGCTATCTCTTTCCTGAAATAGAAAGACGAAAAAGAGCTTACTTAGATAATAAAAAAGATTCTAAATTATTAAGCCTTGGTATCGGGGATACAACTTTACCCATTCCGTCTTTTATCACAAAAGAAATGGCAGCTTTTTCAGAAGGACTTGGAACCTTTGAGGGCTATCATGGATATGGTCCTCCCTTTGGCGGCGAAGCTCTACGAGCAGCCCTATCGGTTCATCACTATCAAAACATAATCCCGGCAGATGATATTTTTATTTCAGACGGAGCAAAACCTGATATCTTTAGATTACAAGCTCTTTTTGGACAGGATTCTTTAATAAGCGTGCAAGACCCGGCTTACCCTGCCTTTGTCGACACAAGCGTTTTACAAGGTAGAACCTTAGGGTTTAATGAAGACAAGCCGGGCTACGAAGGGATCACCTACCTTCCCTGCAAGCCTGAAAATGATTTTTTTCCTGATTTAGATAAAGCTAAAGGAACGGATCTTCTTATTCTTGTCTCCCCTAACAACCCGACAGGAAAAGCTTTTAACCGTAAAGAACTTCAAACTATTGTCGATTTTGCTTTAAAAGAAAAAATCCTGATTATATACGATGCGGCTTACTCTTCTTATATCCGATCTAAGGATACTCCGAAAAGTATTTATGAAATTGAAGGCGCCAGGGAAGCTGCTATTGAAATGAATTCATTTTCAAAAATGATTGGTTTCACGGGGGTAAGATGCGGGTTTACAGTCGTACCGAAAGAACTGCATTTTGAAGACGGCTCTTCGATAAAGAAAGATTGGGAAAGAATCATATCGACTTGTTTTAATGGAGCTTCAAATATCGCCTCTATGGGAGCTCTAAGAGCCTTATCGCCCGATGGCTTGCGGGCCATTAAAAAAATGACCGATTATTACTTGGAAAATGCTCATCTTTTAAAAAAGGAAATGATTTCGCTTGGATTTGAAGTCTATGGCGGTGAAAACGCGCCCTTTATCTGGATGAGAAGAGGTAAAAAAGAAGATTCCTGGGATCTATTTAATGAATTTCTAACAAAAGCTGAACTCATAGTGACACCCGGAAGCGGCTTTGGCCCTGCCGGAAATGGCTTTATACGCTGTTCTGCTTTCATTGAAAGAGAGTCCCTTCATCAAGCCCTCTCTCGGCTAAAGCGTCTTTATGCTTTGACTTGA
- a CDS encoding type 1 glutamine amidotransferase domain-containing protein has translation MELSGNRILIFAADTFEDMELHYPKIRLKEAGAEVLVAGPASKTVYTGKHGVPVKSDLGFNEVNVDQFQALIIPGGYAPDKLRVDKKVLEITKKFYDQGKLIAFICHAGWVPISAKVINGVRCTSVNAIKDDLINAGANWVDEPVVVDQNFISSRDPNDLPQFCPAIIKFLQKNKKSQYALT, from the coding sequence ATGGAACTTTCAGGGAATCGAATTCTTATCTTTGCAGCAGATACTTTTGAAGATATGGAACTTCATTATCCAAAAATTCGTTTAAAAGAAGCCGGAGCCGAAGTTCTTGTGGCAGGTCCGGCTTCAAAAACTGTCTATACCGGCAAACACGGCGTTCCGGTAAAGTCGGATCTTGGCTTTAATGAGGTTAATGTCGATCAGTTTCAAGCGTTAATAATCCCGGGAGGCTATGCTCCGGATAAGCTTCGGGTGGATAAAAAAGTTCTTGAAATTACAAAAAAGTTTTACGACCAGGGAAAGCTTATTGCCTTTATTTGCCATGCCGGCTGGGTGCCCATTTCAGCAAAAGTCATCAATGGAGTCAGGTGCACTTCCGTAAATGCAATCAAAGACGATTTGATTAATGCCGGGGCAAATTGGGTGGATGAACCTGTAGTTGTCGATCAAAATTTTATTTCAAGTCGAGACCCCAATGACTTACCTCAATTTTGCCCTGCAATCATTAAATTTCTGCAAAAAAATAAGAAAAGCCAGTATGCTCTTACCTAA